In one Dermatophagoides farinae isolate YC_2012a chromosome 4, ASM2471394v1, whole genome shotgun sequence genomic region, the following are encoded:
- the LOC124500414 gene encoding uncharacterized protein LOC124500414 produces the protein MLVFVLVVKCKSSFDVQCSLVNMNVESSIIYCDRCHPSALVNRNTPSLNGDYYFTKCGKIFCKTCISLRTECSNCGPNCASKLIDKHLNLEMGIYFRDYTHLSKSLNSVYLFQMKRYRQSIQYLLKANYKVKKSLAERTAIQLRIDEKDREIEQLERQLSELEREQRDFQQQQTHRLVNLSEAPNDSFMATFMHHVDKQLSNHQPASNMDHHFLNHQELDFNVDAVDSAFRRRTMEFNSNQQQSNLPAPPLSSAGLHMYNSPSIRSRGSDKSSTIGLAYPIRRDQQKSQQQQPRIETSQHSHDMRTTFIQASQWNRSRLSFDYRKA, from the coding sequence ATGTTGGTCTTTGTGTTAGTCGTCAAATGTAAAAGTTCATTTGATGTTCAATGTTCGCTTGTGAATATGAATGTAGAATCCAGCATCATCTATTGTGATCGTTGCCATCCATCAGCTTTGGTGAATAGAAACACTCCATCATTGaatggtgattattattttaccAAATGTGGTAAAATATTCTGCAAAACATGTATATCATTGCGAACAGAATGCAGTAATTGTGGTCCAAACTGTGCCAGtaaattgatcgataaacATTTGAACTTGGAAATGGGAATTTATTTTCGCGATTACACACATCTAAGCAAAAGTTTGAATTCAGTGTATCTATTTCAGATGAAACGATATCGACAAAGTATACAATATTTGCTGAAAGCAAATTACAAAGTGAAGAAATCATTGGCCGAAAGAACTGCGATTCAGTTaagaattgatgaaaaagatcGAGAAATCGAACAACTGGAACGTCAACTAAGTGAATTGGAACGAGAACAACGagattttcaacaacaacaaacacatcGATTGGTAAACCTATCGGAAGCACcgaatgattcattcatggcCACATTTATGCATCATGTTGATAAACAATTGAGCAATCATCAACCAGCAAGCAACATGGATCATCACTTTCTCAATCATCAGGAATTAgatttcaatgttgatgccGTTGACTCTGCTTTTCGACGTCGAACTATGGAATTTAACTctaaccaacaacaatcgaatctACCTGCACCACCGCTATCATCAGCTGGTTTGCACATGTACAACAGTCCAAGTATTCGAAGTCGAGGTTCTGATAAAAGTTCAACAATAGGTTTAGCCTATCCCATACGAAGAGATCAACAGaaatctcaacaacaacaaccaagaATTGAAACAAGTCAACATAGTCATGACATGCgaacaacattcattcaagcATCACAATGGAATCGATCacgattatcatttgattataGAAAGgcttaa
- the LOC124500415 gene encoding uncharacterized protein LOC124500415 yields the protein MEPNQQTIDTDEYSNDSASETINNLLSNRILRTRNLETSKQPPNVEEQIIRKRGRRQWEKLTPKTPPKRAVKRTLGDDDNSSATTTSSPGPKPKESPFTKCLRGLMSPTPKVRSEGSSSRSSVIINRVLRSTESHKSYYYSPHQPYNLRSRDVNFRNSSRTSITNETDDSGIGLTPDIGSKDTPSSTIIRSNSLPNSSSNIKRINRIRRRFDFN from the exons ATGGAACctaatcaacaaacaattgaCACTGATGAATATTCAAACGATTCAGCTAGtgaaacaatcaataatctTTTATCTAATCGTATTT TACGAACAAGAAATCTCGAAACAAGTAAACAACCACCAAATGTTGAGGAACAAATTATTCGTAAACGTGGCCGTCGTCAATGGGAAAAATTAACACCAAAAACACCACCAAAACGTGCTGTAAAACGTACATTaggcgatgatgataattcatcgGCAACGACAACATCAAGTCCTGgaccaaaaccaaaagaatCACCATTTACGAAATGTTTACGTGGATTAATGAGTCCAACTCCGAAGGTAAGAAGTgaaggatcatcatcaagatcatcAGTAATCATAAATCGAGTATTGAGGTCGACCGAATCACATAAATCATACTATTATTCACCACATCAACCTTATAATCTACGTTCAAGAGATGTAAATTTCCGGAATTCAAGTAGAACCAGTATCACCAACGAAACAGATGATAGTGGCATTGGATTAACACCAGATATTGGCAGTAAAGATACTCCATCATCTACAATTATCAGATCAAATTCTTTGccaaattcatcatccaatatTAAACGAATCAATCGTATACGACGaagatttgattttaattaa